One Panicum virgatum strain AP13 chromosome 3N, P.virgatum_v5, whole genome shotgun sequence DNA segment encodes these proteins:
- the LOC120666686 gene encoding xyloglucan galactosyltransferase KATAMARI1 homolog, translated as MEAHYPKYLLYCLLIAGSWLISCLLHLQYLHLSLSSSIAAPRRAALVVLPAALDASFFPAPAVEADDKLWSASSVAASPSPSSPPPPLSCEGRYVYMLDLPSRFDMLRDCVAGSPLFDDMWSWCAITVNAGLGPKVVPAAGNGSDGDTGIIPSTGWYSTDQYALEVIFHQWMRRYECLTDDPAAATAVYVPYYPALELHQHLCGFNTTARDGPSEAFLRWLSSQPTWAALGGRDHFMVAAKTTWMFRREPGGGDDGCGNNFLGQPETGNMTVLTYESNIWAPRDIAVPYPSYFHPSSAGEVAAWQARARAAPRPFLFAFAGARRRKGQLAIRDRVFDVCEAAARCGLVDCSHGLEGSITCRTPAKLVSLFTSARFCLQPRGDSFMRRSSIDSVMAGCIPVFFHRASTLAAQYRWHEPGPPGRYYVLLNSDDVLEGRVDIEEELSRYTDEEVAAMREELIKMMPRFLYRDPRVRFEGEMRDAFDITMDGVMDRMRRIKNGEDVTLKGDDSDEAMGANDS; from the exons ATGGAAGCTCACTACCCCAAGTACCTCCTCTACTGCCTCCTCATCGCCGGCTCGTGGCTCATCTcctgcctcctccacctccagtACTTgcacctctccctctcctcatcCATTGCcgccccccgccgcgccgcgctggtCGTGCTCCCCGCCGCGCTGGACGCTAGCTTCTTCCCCGCCCCGGCCGTCGAGGCTGACGACAAGCTGTGGTCGGCGTCGTCGGTGGCGGCGTCGCCTTCGccgtcatcgccgccgccgccgctgtcgtgcGAGGGGCGGTACGTGTACATGCTCGACTTGCCGTCGCGGTTCGACATGCTCAGGGACTGCGTTGCCGGCTCGCCGTTGTTCGACGACATGTGGAGCTGGTGCGCGATCACCGTCAATGCCGGGCTCGGTCCCAAGGttgtccccgccgccggcaacgGCAGCGACGGTGACACCGGTATCATCCCCAGCACAGGATG GTACAGCACGGACCAGTACGCGCTGGAGGTGATCTTCCACCAGTGGATGCGGCGGTACGAGTGCCTCACCGacgacccggcggcggcgacggcggtgtaCGTGCCCTACTACCCGGCGCTGGAGCTGCACCAGCACCTGTGCGGGTTCAACACGACGGCGCGCGACGGCCCGTCGGAGGCGTTCCTGCGGTGGCTGTCGTCGCAGCCGACGTGGGCGGCGCTCGGCGGGCGCGACCACTTCATGGTGGCCGCCAAGACGACGTGGATGTTCCGGCGCGAGCCCGGCGGGGGAGACGACGGGTGCGGCAACAACTTCCTGGGCCAGCCGGAGACCGGGAACATGACGGTGCTCACCTACGAGTCCAACATCTGGGCGCCGCGCGACATCGCCGTGCCGTACCCGAGCTACTTCCACCCGTCgtcggccggcgaggtggccgcgtggcaggcgcgcgcgcgggcggcgccgcggccgttCCTCTTCGCGttcgccggcgcgcggcgccgcAAGGGGCAGTTGGCCATCCGCGACCGCGTCTTCGACGtgtgcgaggcggcggcgcgctgcggGCTGGTGGACTGCAGCCACGGCCTGGAGGGCAGCATCACCTGCCGGACGCCGGCGAAGCTCGTCTCCCTCTTCACCTCGGCGCGCTTCTGCCTGCAGCCGCGCGGGGACTCGTTCATGCGGCGCTCGTCCATCGACAGCGTCATGGCCGGGTGCATCCCCGTCTTCTTCCACCGGGCCTCCACCCTCGCGGCGCAGTACCGGTGGCACGAGCCGGGGCCGCCGGGCAGGTACTACGTGCTGCTCAACTCCGACGACGTGCTGGAAGGGAGGGTGGACATCGAGGAGGAGCTGAGCAGGTACACCGACGAGGAGGTGGCCGCCATGAGGGAGGAGCTGATCAAGATGATGCCTAGGTTCCTGTACAGGGACCCGAGGGTGAGGTTCGAGGGGGAGATGAGGGACGCGTTCGACATCACCATGGACGGGGTGATGGACAGGATGAGGAGGATCAAGAACGGGGAGGATGTGACACTGAAGGGCGACGACAGTGATGAGGCTATGGGTGCCAATGATTCATGA
- the LOC120666687 gene encoding protein ENHANCED DOWNY MILDEW 2-like isoform X2 produces the protein MQGDDVCAICDDGGFVTCCDGGCLRSFHLTEGHGEGSKCPSLGLTSEQAKMIIGKKAFICKNCKYKQHQCSACGLLGSSDLSSRAEVFKCKDYACGHFYHPKCISELQHPDSKVRASLFEQHVAAGLKFLCHVHKCSACHGDENKDDKDMQFAVCRLCPTTYHRKCLPSDIPFAAKEGPNGYIFQRAWDGILRDQILIYCMKHEIIKEIGIPRRKLIIFPEAKKLFAPKDPESTPKEQDILVEQELLGHPTSEPSETPPPPATVQNQCFRSNPMDSFAPSSLYIDPYPGSCGWLDD, from the exons ATGCAG GGAGATGATGTCTGTGCAATTTGCGACGATGGTGGATTTGTAACTTG CTGTGATGGTGGATGTCTGAGGTCTTTCCACCTAACTGAAGGACATGGTGAGGGTTCCAAGTGTCCGTCCCTTGGGCTTACTAGTGAACAAGCAAAG ATGATAATTGGTAAGAAAGCCTTTATATGCAAGAACTGTAAGTATAAGCAACATCAGTGTTCTGCTTGTGGATTATTGGGGTCTTCAGACTTATCATCAAGAGCTGAG GTATTCAAATGTAAGGACTATGCATGTGGGCATTTTTACCATCCTAAGTGTATTTCCGAACTGCAACACCCTGATAGCAAAGTCCGGGCCTCCCTTTTCGAACAGCATGTTGCTGCTGGACTGAAATTCCTGTGTCATGTGCATAAATGTAGTGCGTGTCATGGAGACGAGAATAAGGATGATAAGGATATGCAGTTTGCAGTATGCAGGCTCTGCCCAACAACATATCACCGGAAGTGTTTGCCCAG TGATATCCCCTTTGCAGCAAAGGAAGGCCCCAATGGCTACATTTTTCAAAGGGCGTGGGATGGCATTCTTCGTGATCAAATTCTGATATACTGCAT GAAGCATGAGATCATAAAAGAAATAGGGATTCCCAGGAGGAAACTTATCATCTTTCCTGAGGCCAAAAAACTTTTTGCACCCAAAGATCCAGAAAGTACACCGAAGGAACAAGATATATTGGTCGAACAAGAGCTACTTGGCCATCCAACATCTGAACCATCTGAGACTCCGCCGCCACCTGCAACCGTCCAGAATCAGTGCTTCCGCTCCAATCCTATGGACTCATTTGCGCCAAGTTCCTTGTATATTGATCCATACCCAGGCTCATGCGGTTGGCTCGATGACTGA
- the LOC120666687 gene encoding protein ENHANCED DOWNY MILDEW 2-like isoform X1, protein MNCEGKQTMDGVENSGHVPRTPRKARDIKRKSKNKRKAEPQDGDDVCAICDDGGFVTCCDGGCLRSFHLTEGHGEGSKCPSLGLTSEQAKMIIGKKAFICKNCKYKQHQCSACGLLGSSDLSSRAEVFKCKDYACGHFYHPKCISELQHPDSKVRASLFEQHVAAGLKFLCHVHKCSACHGDENKDDKDMQFAVCRLCPTTYHRKCLPSDIPFAAKEGPNGYIFQRAWDGILRDQILIYCMKHEIIKEIGIPRRKLIIFPEAKKLFAPKDPESTPKEQDILVEQELLGHPTSEPSETPPPPATVQNQCFRSNPMDSFAPSSLYIDPYPGSCGWLDD, encoded by the exons ATGAATTGTGAGGGGAAGCAGACCATGGATGGAGTAGAGAACTCAGGCCATGTGCCCCGGACACCAAGAAAAGCTCGTGACATCAAGCGGAAGAGCAAGAACAAGCGCAAGGCAGAACCTCAAGAT GGAGATGATGTCTGTGCAATTTGCGACGATGGTGGATTTGTAACTTG CTGTGATGGTGGATGTCTGAGGTCTTTCCACCTAACTGAAGGACATGGTGAGGGTTCCAAGTGTCCGTCCCTTGGGCTTACTAGTGAACAAGCAAAG ATGATAATTGGTAAGAAAGCCTTTATATGCAAGAACTGTAAGTATAAGCAACATCAGTGTTCTGCTTGTGGATTATTGGGGTCTTCAGACTTATCATCAAGAGCTGAG GTATTCAAATGTAAGGACTATGCATGTGGGCATTTTTACCATCCTAAGTGTATTTCCGAACTGCAACACCCTGATAGCAAAGTCCGGGCCTCCCTTTTCGAACAGCATGTTGCTGCTGGACTGAAATTCCTGTGTCATGTGCATAAATGTAGTGCGTGTCATGGAGACGAGAATAAGGATGATAAGGATATGCAGTTTGCAGTATGCAGGCTCTGCCCAACAACATATCACCGGAAGTGTTTGCCCAG TGATATCCCCTTTGCAGCAAAGGAAGGCCCCAATGGCTACATTTTTCAAAGGGCGTGGGATGGCATTCTTCGTGATCAAATTCTGATATACTGCAT GAAGCATGAGATCATAAAAGAAATAGGGATTCCCAGGAGGAAACTTATCATCTTTCCTGAGGCCAAAAAACTTTTTGCACCCAAAGATCCAGAAAGTACACCGAAGGAACAAGATATATTGGTCGAACAAGAGCTACTTGGCCATCCAACATCTGAACCATCTGAGACTCCGCCGCCACCTGCAACCGTCCAGAATCAGTGCTTCCGCTCCAATCCTATGGACTCATTTGCGCCAAGTTCCTTGTATATTGATCCATACCCAGGCTCATGCGGTTGGCTCGATGACTGA